GTCCATCAGCTAAAGATACTTCATGCCCATCATCATCTCTGGGTACAAAAGCGCTTTGAATCACATCCAACCATAAAACATCGATCAATCCATATCCAAGCATGGCTTCAGCACTTGGATTTAACCAAACAATACGCCCTCTCGCATTTAAGATCACTAAAGCATTAGGCAAGCTGGATAAAATATCCCACTCTGATAATTCAATCTGAGGCTTCACAGCGCATGTCAGGTAGGTAGAATAATGCATTAATAGCTTTAATTTTTAATAAGGTATCTCTTGACTCTAGCAAACTTTAGGCCAAAATCAAAATGTGATTAAAATCATATGATTAATTTAAAGTTTATTTGATCTTCCCAATGCATTTTACTCTCTATTTTTCCGTTGGTTGATTTACCGTGAACCTAAGGGACACCTGCCCCGATCCAGAGTCTATATTACCGTGTTGATGCTTTTAACGTTGTCATTTGCATGGCCGCCATTTCAACATTGGCGTTTTGAACGTTTTTTGTCCGACATTGCGCGTCAATTAGCTGACAATCCTGCTGTAAAAGTGCATTGCAACACCTTATTTGACACTTTATTCGATGAAGGCGTGGGGTTGCAGGTCATGCAGATCCCAAAACGGGGTATATTGTCATCCAATATCCACGATGCTCCACATTGATGGACTATATTCTATATTGCCCATCCCTATCGGGCAAATAAGCAAGAAATCATCACACGAAACATACTCACTCATGAGAGTATGCATGCACGAGGAGAATACAATGAAGCCAAGACCGAATGCCAGGCAGTGCAGCGGAACTATCGCACAGCAAAACTACTCGGTGCTTCCGATAGCATTGCGAAAAAAAATGTCCTTGATTATTACAAAGACTACTACCTGATGCGGAATGACTCCTATTTCTCCAAAGAATGTGCTCCAGGTAAAACTATGGACGAGGATTTGAGTGATTCAACAGGGAATCAATAAAATTGGGGATACACCATTTCGGATGCGGTTTATCCCGGAATACTGAAAATTTACTGTTCCTTATCTAATGTTCTTAAAAAAGCGAGCTTTTCTGCGATTTTTTTTTCTAAGCCGCGGTTTACTGGTTGATACCAGCCAGGATCTGAAATTCCTTCGGGTAGATAAGACTCCCCGGCTGCATAGCCATGCGGTTCATCATGAGCATAACGATACTCATGACCATGTCCTAATTGTTTCATTAAACGTGTAGGTGCATTACGCAGATGAATGGGCACCTCTCTGGATTTATCTTTTTTAACAAAGTCCATCACCTGATTAAACGCCTTATAACCCGCATTACTTTTAGCAGCAATAGCAAGATAGATAACAGCCTGTGCCAATGCCAGTTCACCCTCTGGGGAACCAAGTCGCTCATAGGTTGAAGCCGCCTCATTAGCAATTTGCATTCCTCTTGGGTCAGCTAACCCGATATCCTCCCAGGACATTCTTACAATGCGTCTGGCCAAATAATGCGGGTCAACCCCGCCATCCAACATACGACATAACCAATAAAGAGCGGCATCAGGATCAGATCCGCGTACGGATTTATGTAAGGCAGAAATTTGATCATAAAAATGATCGCCTCCCTTATCAAATCGTCTGGCATTGGGGGCTAAAGCATTATTTACCAACTCTTTAGTAACACGGGGTACCTGCATTGCAGTGCATGCGGTTTTTACTTGCTCTAATAAATTGAGTAGTCTCCTGGCATCTCCATCAGAACAGGCAATGATGATTTCCAGAGCCTCTTCATCAAATTGAAGATCGGAGAGCACCTCCCTTTGTGCCCTCTGAAATAGTTGATTTAATTCCTCATCGGTCAATGACTTTAAAACATAGACTTGAGCACGAGATAATAATGCAGAGTTAACTTCAAAAGAGGGATTTTCGGTGGTAGCTCCGATAAAAGTAATCAGACCAGATTCTGTATAAGGTAATAAAGCATCTTGCTGTGCTTTATTAAAGCGATGAATTTCATCGATAAACAATATAGTTTGTTTTCCATAAGTTAAATTATTCTGAGCCATTTCCATCGCAGCACGTATCTCTTTCACTCCTGAGAAAACGGCAGATAAAGCTATCCATTCACAATCAAAAGCTTCTGCAGTTAATCGGGCTATAGTGGTTTTCCCAACTCCTGGAGGCCCCCAAAGAATCATTGAATGCAGCTTGCGCCCCACAAAACTAAGCCGTAATGGTTTACCTTCCCCCAATAAATGATTTTGACCTATCACCTCATCAATATGTTTAGGTCTTAGAAATTCAGCTAAAGGAGGAATAGGATCTTTTTTAAATAAGCTCATTGGATAGCTACTCAACAGTGTACGATATGCGAATCCGGCAAACATCAGCTCGAATATTGAGAGAAATCTCTTGACACTGGCATAGTGCCTGCATTTGGAGATCCTTCACTACGTTCAGGATGACGAATACCCAACCAAATCATTCAACAAGCACCCTCTTGAAGAATGGCCAGATTTGAGTGCAGGTTGAGCGAAAATGACTTGGGAAAAGCGCAGCATACACCAAGTATGTGAGCATTTTCCCAAGTCATTTTCGCTCAAGATGCGCCAAATATGGCCTATTCTTTCATTGTTTTACTATGTCGACCCCTTTCGGTGGCTTAAACTGAAACAATTTTTTAGCCAGTTTGGGATTTGATTTGATTTGATTTAATTTTACTGTGGTAATTTGACCCAGTTGATCATGCAACTCCAGGCCAGTTAAATTATCTGCAATAAATATAAGCTTGATGCGCTGAAAATTAGCTTTAGATGACTTTGATTTCAGATTAAAGGTAATTGTTTTTCCTTCGTCCCGTTGAGTTACATCAAAATCTCTAGCCACTGTGTCATCATAACCACTTAAAAATAAAGCAGCTGTTCCACCTAAACCTTTTTCCTGTTTTTTTACCGTAACCTGTTCTAAATCAACATCATAAACCCACATTTTTTTTCCATCAGCCACCACTAATTGTTCCATGGGCTGTTTGGTTTGCCAACGAAAACGACCTGGTATTTCTAATGCCATCGTACCTGACGAGCGCGATACTTCACGTTGTTTTGCTTTAACCACTTGTTTAAAATCAGCGGTCATGGCTCTTATTGAATTAAGTTTTGTCTGCAATAGTTCACCAGAGGTTTGACCAAATACACCACCAGAACAGGCCAATAGCAAACTCAAAAATATTTTTTTCATTATTATTCCTCAGTTACTGAAGTGACTAAAACATCTCTATAACCACCGTCTAAAGGTCCAACAATTCCTGTCCGCTCCATTTCTTCCACCATTCTTGCAGCACGATTATAACCAATTTTCAAACGTCTTTGGACGGAGGAAATACTTGCCTTGCGTGTCTGGACAACAAACTCCACTGCCTGATCATAGAGCGGATCATCATCTTCAGCCGTTGATTGCCCGTCTTCATCAAAACCACCCTCACCATCAGCTGTCAATTTTAAGATATCATCAATATAATCTGGTGCCCCCCTGGCTCGCCAATCATCAGCAATTCTATGTACTTCTTTATCATCAACGAAAGCGCCATGAACACGCAAAGGAGCACCACTACCTGGGGCCAAATACAACATATCGCCATGTCCAAGAAGCTGCTCAGCACCTTGTTGGTCAAGTATAGTTCGCGAATCGATTTTTGAGGAGACCTGAAAGGAAATACGGGTTGGAATATTCGATTTAATAAGGCCGGTCAGCACGTCCACCGAAGGTCTTTGCGTTGCTAATATCATATGAATTCCTGCTGCTCTGGCCTTTTGTGCGATACGGGCAATTAACTGCTCAACTTTCTTGCCAACCACCATCATCATATCTGCAAGCTCATCGATCACGACTACAACATAGGGTAAAGCTTGAAGTTCTGGAGCAGTTTCATCCATGGAGTCAACTGGTTTCCAAAGAGGATTAACCAAAGGTTCTCCACTGGCTATTCCTTCCGCTACTTTAGTATTATAACCGGCTAGATTCCTTACTCCCAATGAAGCCATCAATTTGTATCTTCTTTCCATCTCTTCGACACACCAACGCAGAGCACTGGCTGCTTCTTTCATATCAGTGACTACAGGAGTTAATAAATGCGGAATACCATCATAAACGGATAATTCAAGCATTTTAGGATCAACCATGATCAAACGAACCTGCTCGGGAGTAGCCTTAAACAGGATGCTTAGAATCATAGCATTGATGCCCACTGACTTGCCGGATCCAGTAGTTCCAGCTACCAGCAAATGAGGCATTTTAGCTAAATCAACAACCATTGGATGACCAGCAATATCTACGCCCAAAGCCAGGGTTAATGGGGAGTGAGCCTGTTGGTACACATCAGCAGATAAAACATCTGACAAACGTACAACTTCGCGAGACTGGTTAGGTAATTCGAGTCCAACTACTGTTTTTCCAGGAATTACTTCAACAACTCGAACAGAAATAACTGATAAAGAGCGAGCCAAATCTTTAGCCAAAGCAGTAAGTTTGCTCACTTTAACCCCCGCTGCTAACTGCAATTCAAATCGAGTAACCACAGGCCCTGGATGAACGGCCACAACATCAGCCTGGATCCCAAAATCCAATAAATGCTGCTCTACATCACGGGACACGTTTTCCAGCTCTTGATGCGTATAGCCTCCCATTGGCTTTCCTGGCTGCCCCTTATCCAACAAACTTAAGCCTGGCAAGGTCCCTGAAGTATTTAATCCAGAGCTATTTAATTTGGGAGGACGAATTTCTTTAGATTCTTTTGATGGTTTTATTGCTTCGGGTTTTGCTTCACTTTCAGCGATTAGGACAGGAGTCGTCCTTTCTTTTTCCTTTTCTTTTCTAGCTTTCAATAATCTCAGAGCAGCGTTCTCCGCGGTCTGTTCTGGAATCACTGAGGGAACTTGCGCACGAGACTTATAATACTCTATTCCTGCATTACCTGACTGAAACCCTTTTTTCAAAAGTGTATAGGCTCTGTTGAATCCCCAAAGAGTATAAAAACCGATTAATTCGATAGCCCTTACCCACGACAGGCCGGTTAACCAAGTGATACCGACTAAAAGCATCGCTAATAAAAGTAAAGTCGCACCATGTAAATTAAGCATTTGATACCATCCGTTGCTTACTGCCTGACCAATAATTCCACCAGCACTGTGAATTGAATTCAGCGCCTTAATTTGCGCTTCCAAGCTCAATAAACCGCAGCCCCCGGAAATCATCAGGATAAAACCTATTGTCCTGAGTACTAATACAGATTTATCAATCGTTTTTAACGAATGATAATCCTTCAAAATAGCCCATGCCACATAAACCACAACAACAGGCAACAAATAGGCAAAGTACCCAAAGGTAAAAAAGAGCGCATCAGCAAGATAAGCCCCCACTTGCCCACCAGAGTTAGCAATTCTAACCCCGGAACGTGAGGCATGAGACCAGCCCGGATCACTTACCTGATAGGTAAATAAAGACAACAGCACAAAAAGAGCACTTGATAAAATTAATATAAAACTGCCTTCGGTTAAGCGTCTTATAATGAAATTGGGCATGGTTTTTTGGGGAGTACCAGCCTGTTTTCCCGAATGTTGTTTTGCCATAGGTATTTTAATATGTTCGTTTTTGTCATAATATTTGCCATCTTAACACAAAACATAAGGAAGGCAGAGACGATGAGTACAAGCAATCACCACCGCTTAATCATACTTGGTTCTGGTCCAGCAGGTTACACCGCCGCAGTCTATGCCGCAAGAGCTAATCTTAATCCGGTCTTAATCACCGGTATGCAACCCGGTGGTCAATTAACAACAACCACAGAGGTAGACAACTGGCCTGGGGATATTGAAGGCCTGCAAGGCCCCGCTCTTATGGACCGGATGCAAAAGCATGCGGAACGCTTTGATACCCAAATCATTTTTGATCATATTGTCAAAGCTAACTTAGCGCAAGCACCATTCATACTGCAGGGGGATAGCGAAATCTATACTTGTGATGCTTTAATTATTGCGACTGGCGCATCAGCACGCTATTTGGGGTTAGAGTCTGAATCAGCATATCAAGGTCGGGGCGTTTCAGCCTGTGCGACTTGTGACGGCTTCTTTTATCGCAATAAAGACGTATGTGTCATTGGCGGCGGCAATACTGCAGTTGAAGAAGCGCTTTATTTGTCTAATATTGCTTCCACAGTGACTTTAGTGCATCGAAGAGACAGTTTACGAGCCGAAAAAATTCTCCAAGATAAACTTTTTGAAAAAGAAAAAAATGGCAATATCAAAATAATCTGGAATTATACACTTGATGAAGTTTTAGGAGATGGAAAAAAAGTGACTGGTGCTTCTATCCGCAATGTGAATAATGATGCTAAAGAAGAGTTAGCACTAGATGGGGTATTTATAGCCATTGGCCACACGCCTAATACTGTATTATTTAACGATCAGTTATTAATGAAGGATGGATACATTACTATTAAATCAGGACTTGAAGGCATGGCCACCAGTACCTCAATCCCTGGAGTATTTGCCTGTGGGGACGTTGCAGATCATGTATATCGTCAAGCAATAACTTCGGCAGGCTTCGGATGCATGGCGGCACTCGATGCAGAGAAATATTTGGACTCAAAAGTAGTTTAAATTATGTGCAGTTTCTTAGTGGATTTTGACTATTTTTAAAGACGAACATCTCAAAATGCTATTTTGCAAATGAGGTGAGACAATCC
The sequence above is drawn from the Legionella antarctica genome and encodes:
- a CDS encoding replication-associated recombination protein A, with translation MSLFKKDPIPPLAEFLRPKHIDEVIGQNHLLGEGKPLRLSFVGRKLHSMILWGPPGVGKTTIARLTAEAFDCEWIALSAVFSGVKEIRAAMEMAQNNLTYGKQTILFIDEIHRFNKAQQDALLPYTESGLITFIGATTENPSFEVNSALLSRAQVYVLKSLTDEELNQLFQRAQREVLSDLQFDEEALEIIIACSDGDARRLLNLLEQVKTACTAMQVPRVTKELVNNALAPNARRFDKGGDHFYDQISALHKSVRGSDPDAALYWLCRMLDGGVDPHYLARRIVRMSWEDIGLADPRGMQIANEAASTYERLGSPEGELALAQAVIYLAIAAKSNAGYKAFNQVMDFVKKDKSREVPIHLRNAPTRLMKQLGHGHEYRYAHDEPHGYAAGESYLPEGISDPGWYQPVNRGLEKKIAEKLAFLRTLDKEQ
- the lolA gene encoding outer membrane lipoprotein chaperone LolA, whose product is MKKIFLSLLLACSGGVFGQTSGELLQTKLNSIRAMTADFKQVVKAKQREVSRSSGTMALEIPGRFRWQTKQPMEQLVVADGKKMWVYDVDLEQVTVKKQEKGLGGTAALFLSGYDDTVARDFDVTQRDEGKTITFNLKSKSSKANFQRIKLIFIADNLTGLELHDQLGQITTVKLNQIKSNPKLAKKLFQFKPPKGVDIVKQ
- a CDS encoding DNA translocase FtsK; amino-acid sequence: MAKQHSGKQAGTPQKTMPNFIIRRLTEGSFILILSSALFVLLSLFTYQVSDPGWSHASRSGVRIANSGGQVGAYLADALFFTFGYFAYLLPVVVVYVAWAILKDYHSLKTIDKSVLVLRTIGFILMISGGCGLLSLEAQIKALNSIHSAGGIIGQAVSNGWYQMLNLHGATLLLLAMLLVGITWLTGLSWVRAIELIGFYTLWGFNRAYTLLKKGFQSGNAGIEYYKSRAQVPSVIPEQTAENAALRLLKARKEKEKERTTPVLIAESEAKPEAIKPSKESKEIRPPKLNSSGLNTSGTLPGLSLLDKGQPGKPMGGYTHQELENVSRDVEQHLLDFGIQADVVAVHPGPVVTRFELQLAAGVKVSKLTALAKDLARSLSVISVRVVEVIPGKTVVGLELPNQSREVVRLSDVLSADVYQQAHSPLTLALGVDIAGHPMVVDLAKMPHLLVAGTTGSGKSVGINAMILSILFKATPEQVRLIMVDPKMLELSVYDGIPHLLTPVVTDMKEAASALRWCVEEMERRYKLMASLGVRNLAGYNTKVAEGIASGEPLVNPLWKPVDSMDETAPELQALPYVVVVIDELADMMMVVGKKVEQLIARIAQKARAAGIHMILATQRPSVDVLTGLIKSNIPTRISFQVSSKIDSRTILDQQGAEQLLGHGDMLYLAPGSGAPLRVHGAFVDDKEVHRIADDWRARGAPDYIDDILKLTADGEGGFDEDGQSTAEDDDPLYDQAVEFVVQTRKASISSVQRRLKIGYNRAARMVEEMERTGIVGPLDGGYRDVLVTSVTEE
- the trxB gene encoding thioredoxin-disulfide reductase yields the protein MSTSNHHRLIILGSGPAGYTAAVYAARANLNPVLITGMQPGGQLTTTTEVDNWPGDIEGLQGPALMDRMQKHAERFDTQIIFDHIVKANLAQAPFILQGDSEIYTCDALIIATGASARYLGLESESAYQGRGVSACATCDGFFYRNKDVCVIGGGNTAVEEALYLSNIASTVTLVHRRDSLRAEKILQDKLFEKEKNGNIKIIWNYTLDEVLGDGKKVTGASIRNVNNDAKEELALDGVFIAIGHTPNTVLFNDQLLMKDGYITIKSGLEGMATSTSIPGVFACGDVADHVYRQAITSAGFGCMAALDAEKYLDSKVV